CTTCGTCTCGACGATCGACAGCGAGCAGTACTCGGTGCCGGTACAGGCGATCGAGCCCCGGAGGAACGGGTGGGGGTCGGACTGGTAGTACTCGAGGAGATCTTCCCCGAGGAACTCATTGAGGTCGTCCTCGGCGATGTCGGCGACGACGACGTTCTGTCGCTGCGTGAGACCGATCATCTCGGAGCCGTACGCCTCGGCGAGGTCGGCGAGTTCGATGACGTCCTCGGCGCCCATCCGGCCGACGAGCACCGAGAGGCCGACGAAGTAGTTCCCGTCGTTCTGCTCGTGGACGCCGACGTAGTCGCCGACCTCGTCGTTGCGCCCGGCGTTGTAGGTGTATTGATCGCGGAGGTCCTCACCCGCGGTGCGGAGCTCGAAGTCGACGTACTCGTCCTGGAGGACGCGCCGGAGCTTCTCGGGGCCCCACTCGTCGACGAGGAACTTGATGCGGGCGTTGAAGCGGTCCTCGCGGTCGCCGTGATCGCGGAACAGCGCGGAGATTCCGCCGGCGACGTCGGCCACCTCGTCCTCGGTGACGAAGACGTCGATGTCGCGGGCGAAACGGGGCTCCTTGCGGGAGAGGCCGCCGCCGACGGTGACGTTGAATCCCTTTCGCTCCTCGCCGTCGATCTCCTTGGTCGCGGGCTCGAACCCGAGGTCGTTGATCTCGGCCTGCCCCGAGCCGCGGGTGTCGCCGGTGACGGCGACTTTCCACTTGCGCGGAAGGTTCGAGTGCTCGTCGTTGCCTTTGAATGTGTCGTGGAGGTCCTCGATGACCGGCCACGCGTTGATGTGCTCTTTAGCGTCGCGGCCGGCGACCGGCGAGCCGACGATGTTGCGCCAGGAGTCCCCACACGCCTGAATCGTCGAAAGGTCGTTGGCTTCGAGTTTCTCGAAGATCTCGGGGATGTCCTGCAGTTGAATCCAGTGGAGCTGGATCGACTGTCTGGTCGTCCAATCGCAGTAGGCGCCCCCGAACTCGGGGTTCTCGACGGGACCGCGGGCGTACTCGTCGGCGATCTCGCCGACGACGCGGAGCTGGTTCGGCGTCAGCCGCCCGTTCGGCGTCCCGATTCGCATCATGAAGTAGCTCTCTTGACCCTTCCGCTGGTGATACAGCCCCCACCACTTGAACCGCTCGAACCACGCGTCGTGTTCGTCCTCCGGGATCGCACTCCAGCCCTCCTCGGCGAACCGAAAGAGGTGCTCGCGGATCTCGGTGCCGTATACTTCGTCTTTCCACCCTTCGACCTTGCTCGGCATACACCACTTCAGCACCCGGACTCATATACCGCCACCCGTGTCGTCAAGCCTCCCCGGGGCTAGCCCCTACCGGAATTATTCTCTGCTTTCTCGGGCGGCGAAGCGAGCCGACGGCGGCGCTCGGGAACGTGGACGCTCCCGGGATCGACGGCGAAGAACCGTCCCTCGTCGGGGTCGACGACCCGTCCGAGCGTCAGCCAGTCGGTGACGCCGCTCTCGCCACACTCGATGCACTGACCGGCGATCCGCCCCTCGACGTTGGGATGGTCGATCCCGATCTCGACGAACCCCTCCGCGAGGAAATCCGCCATCGCACACGAACAGAAGTCCTGGCGGGCGAGCCACCAGAGATCGCTCACGTTCACCTCGCGGGCGTCGTTGACGCTCAGCCACGCCCCGTCGTCGAGTTGGTGTACCGAAGTCGGCATACGCCCACACAGCGGTCCCGCCGTCGTAAGCCCGTCGGCGCCGACAGGGAGTGTCGGGCGTCACACGATCTCGTGACAGTCGGTTCGGACGAAACCCGACGACTGCGGCCGGAAACCTCCGAATACGTTCGTCGTCGAAAGAGGCTGTTCCCGCCGGGATGCCGAAGCCCGGGTAGCGTTTACGGGTGCAGCGTTGCTTAAACACCCCCTCGGCGTACGAAGTGGTGATGAGAGACCGAACGCGGGGACCGAGACGGCAGCACGCCTCAGCCGACGTCGCCCCGGAACTGTACGAGGACGACGGCCAATGACAGAGCGAAACGACGACGACGAGGCGGTCGACACGAGCCACCTCGACGACGTCGAGGACGGCTGTGGCTGCGCCGAGATCTGGGAGCATATGTCGGACGAGCGCGACGAGTGAGCCGTTGTAACGAGCGCACCCGTCGGCGGGACGCTTTTTACCCCGGTTGTCCTATCTCGAAGCGATGACTAACGAACCGGACGAAGAGCCCCCGACCGATCGGGAGTCGCCGGTCGGCGAACCCGTCATTCGCCGCGATCCCCAGGTCGTCGGGCGGAGGGCGGTCCGGTTCGACCCGGACGATCCCGAGAGCGTCGCCGAGGCTGCCGACACCGTCCGCCGGTTCGCCTCGAACACCGCCGGCGCCGACGACAACGTCTATATGCTCCGCGGCGCAGCGGCCTGTGCCGCCCTGGTCCGCGGTACCGGCTCGTACAAGACCGCCGCCGAGCGCGCCGACGGCGACGCAACCGTCTCCTTTATCCGCAAGTGGGCCCGGGTACACGATCTCCCGCGGTCGATCCGCCGCCACGTCGCCCTGGGCGAAATCGCGCCGACGGCGGCGAAACATATCGCCCGCGTCTCCGGGGAGTCGCGCTTTTTGCTCGCGTGGGCGACCCTCGATCACGGGCTGACCGTCCGGGAAGTCCGCTCTATCGCCTCCCGCGTCAACGAAGGGTCGAGCGTCGAGGGCGCCCTCGCGGCCGAGGGAGTCGACCTCGGTGCGTTGGCGGTGTCGTTGCCCCCTGACACCTACCGGGAACTCCGCCGGCACGCCGCCCTCGAAGCGACCGAACCGGGCGAGATCGTCGCGCGGGCACTGGACGAGTATTTATGATATGAAGCAGGCGCAAAGCCCACATGCTCAGCCGTGGGATCCGCGCGGTACGCTTGATTGTGTTTTGTGTGCGGAACACTGGCAGTTGAGTCGGTGTTTGCCACGGTGAGAGTCGGACTCAAATGAGTAAGGCGGACGGACAGCTTCGAAGACGCGGACAGCGGGGCGACGGGTTGGAGAGGACGCCGATCAGGCGTCCGGCCAGCGCTCGATGTACACCGTCTTGTCGGTGTAAAAGTGGATCATGTCCTCCCCCTGGGCGTGGAGGTCACCGAAAAAGGAGTCCTTCCGGCCACCGAAGTGAAAAAAGGCCATCGGGGCCGCCGTGCCGGCGTTGATACCCAGATTTCCGATGTCCGTCTCGTGTCGGAACGTCCGGGCGTCGGCACCGCTGGCAGTGAACAGACTCGCCGCGTTCCCGAAGTCGCTCCGGTCGAGGACCCCGATTGCCTCGTCGAGATCCGCCACGGACATCAACCCGAGCACCGGGCCGAACACCTCCTCGCGAGCGATCGTCATTTCGGGGTCGACGTTCCCGAACAGCGTCGGGCCGAGGAAGTTCCCGTCCTCGGACCCCTCGACGGACACGTCGCGCCCGTCGAGGAGGAGCTCTGCTCCCTCGTCGACGGCTGTCCCGACGTACTCCCGGACCCGGCGTTCGTGCTCGGGGCTGATGAGCGCGCCGATGTCGGTGTCCGGATTGAGCCCCGATCCCACGGTCTGGGCTTCGGCCTCCGACACGACGCGGTCGACGAACTCGTCGTAGACGGACGCCTCGACGACGGCGACGTCGTTGGCGAGACAGCGCTCGCCGGCGCAGGCGAACGCCGAACTCACCGTCTTCTCGGCGGCGAAGTCCAGGTCAGCCGTTTCGGCGACGACGATGTGGTTCTTTGCGCCCCCTTGGGCCTGGACGCGCTTGCCGTTCGCCGCCGCCGTCTCGTAGATCGTCCGGGCGACCGGCGTGCTGCCGACGAAGGAGACGCCCTCGACGCCGTCGTGCCCCAACAGCGCGTCGACCGTGTCGACCCCGCCGTTAATCAACTGGAGAACACCGTCCGGAAACCCCGCCCGGTCGATCAACTCGAAGATGCGCTGGGCGACGAGGGGGGCCTGTTCGCTCGGCTTCAACACGAAGCTGTTGCCGGTCGCGACGGCGTACGGCAGAAACCAAAGCGGGATCATCGCGGGGAAATTAAACGGCGTGACCGCAGCGAAGACACCGAGGGGTTTTCGCACGGCACTCTCGTCGATCCCCGGTGCGGCGTCGAGAAGCGTCCCGCCCTGCATCATCGACGGGATGCCGCAGGCGACCTCGACGTTCTCGATCCCGCGCCGGAGTTCCCCCTTCGCTTCGGCCCGCGTTTTGCCGTGTTCCCGAACGAGCAACTCGGCGAGTTCGTCGTGGTGGGCCTCGAGCAGTCGCTTCAGTTCGAACAGCGGCTGGATCCGTTCTTCGACCGCTCGGGTGGACCACTCCTCGAACGCCTCGGCGCCCGTCCGGACCGCTCTGTCGACGTCGTCGGGCGAACTGAACGCAACGCGGGCGAGTCGCTCTGAAGTCGCCGGATCGACGACGTCCCGCCCGTCGCTCCCGCTCGGGGTGTGCCACTCCCCGCCGACGTAGTTCTGTACTGTGCCGGTGTCCGCGACGGATTTCGGATACGCCATACCGGCACCACTCGCCGGCAGAGCATAGGGATTTGGTACGTCGGCCCGGCTGATAACTATCGCAGTATATATCAGCGGCCGCCGTCGGCAGCCGTCGGGGACCGAGTGCTCGATGCCGCGTCAGCGCCGGTTCCCGTTTCGAATTCCGATACCTGTTCGTCGAGATCTTCGGCCAGCACAGAGAGTTCTTGGACGTTCTGTGAGACCTCCGACAGAGAGGCGGTCTGTTCTTCGGTCGCCGCCGAGACGTTGCTCGCTTCCGTTGCGGTTTGTTGGCTGACACCCGAGACTTCATCGACCATCGCCACGACTTCTTCCGAAGAGGCTGCCTGATCGTCGGTCGCATCGCTGATCTCTCTGATCCCGTTTTCAGCCTGTTGAACGGCGTCCGCGATCTCATCGAACTTCTCGACCGCATTTTCTATGGTCTCGCTGCCTCGCTCGACTCGATCGTTCATCTGCTGGATTCCGTCGACCGTCTCCTCAGTCGTCTGTTGGATCGTTTCGATACGGGCTTCGATGTCGGTGGTGGCTTGTTCAGCCTCGTCGGCAAGGGATTTGATCTCGCTGGCAACGACACCGAATCCTTCACCCGCCTCCCCTGCTCGGGCGGCCTCGATCGAGGCATTTATTGCCAGCATACTCGTCTGCTCGGCAATTCCAGTTATCATCTCGACGACTTCGCCGATCTCGTCCATCTCGTCGTCGAGACTGTTTACCCGGGTCGCGGCCTCGTCGGCCCGGGATTCGATCGATCGAATCTCGTCGGTCGCCTCAGCAGCGTACTCCCGACCCGCGTCGCCACGCTCGACGGCCGTTCCGGCAGTGGCCGCTACCTCTTCGGCAGAAGAAGCGATCTCTTCGACGGTCGCAGACATGTCGTTCATCTCTCTGGCGACCTCCTGAAGGTTCTCGCTTTGACTGTCGGCACCATACGATATTTCCTCGACGGAGTCGGCGACCTGTTCGCTAGCCTGTCGTATCTCTTCGGAACTGCTGGCTACCTCGTCGCTCGAGGTTGCGACTCGGTCTGTGACTTCCTGTACCTGCTGGATGCTATCGCTCAGCCGGTCAATTCCGACCGATAGATCCTCCAGGACGGCTCCGTAGCTCCCGGGATACGCGGTGTCGACCGCAGCGTCAAGCCGTCCGTTTTTTAACTCTTGGCTGGCTGTCGAGATCTCCCGGAAGCTCTCGGAGAGCCGAGTAGTTCCAGTGGCCAGATCGCCCAACACAGCCCCGTACTGACCGGGATGGTCGGCGTCCACCGTCCCGTCGATGTCTCCCTGCTGGAGATCACTGCTCACCTGCTGTATCTCCTCAAAGCTCTGGGCGAGTTCGTCCGCTCCGGCCTCGAGATCGGCGACTGCTCGGCCGTACTGGCCGGGATAATCCGCTTCGAACTCCCACCCGATCTCGCCCCGTTTTAATCCCCGACTAGCAGTCCCGATCTGAGAGAAGACGCCCCGCAGATTCTCCTGCATTTCACCGAACCCGTCGATCATCCGGCCGAGTTCGTCGTCTTCGACGTGCGCATCGAGGTCGTTGTCGAGATCACCCTGCTTGATGGCTTCCGTCGCTTCGGACAGCCGGGTAATCGGCGGGATGATGCGGCCAGCGACGAATAATCCGATCCCGATTGCGGAAACAAATGCGACGGCGCTCAACCCTAGGATGGACTGTCGTGCGGTTCGGGTGGTGCTGTCGGCACCGGTCACCGCTGCTTGCTTGTCGTCGACAGCTGCGCCCTCGAGCGTATGCGCCGAGTCACGCATATCCGCGAGGAGTGGCTCAATTTCGTCCAGTCTGGCCTCTGCCCGTTCCGTATCACCGCTTTGTTTCGCGGTAAACAGCTCCCGGGCGACGACAGTGTACTCCTCGTGTGCCGCCACCAGAGAGTCAAACGCCTGCTGTTCTTCGGCGGTCATGTCTTGTTCGTCCATCGCGTTGGCCCACTCGTCGAAGCTCGACTCCGCAGCATCGAACTCCGCCCTTGCTCCCTCTCGTTCGAGCATAGCGGCCTGAACAGCGATCTGCTGTTCTTCGATGGCGACGAGCATCCCCATCGAGGCGTCAATCGCATCAGCGTCGGTAGAGATCTCGTGTGCTGCCGAGTCGACCGTTCCCACCGCCTGGTATCCGACAAACCCGGTGATGCCGACCAGCATCGCCACGGCGACGAACGCGAGGATGAGCTTCGGCCGTAGGTCGAATCGACTGAGAGTTATTCGATCAAGCATAGTATATGATTATGAATTATTATAATAATTAATTCAGCGTATCTTTACGCTGTGCGTATCGAGGCTCGAAAGCGATCGATTCACACGTCCTTTATACCAAGATCCGCTCTACGAGCGAGTCGTTACGCTACGGCCGTCACGCCCGACGGAACGCCCGAAGGGTGTCCCGCTTCCCGCGTTCGGCGTCGACCTCGACGAATCCCAATCGGTCGAAGACGTGTCGCCAGTTGCGGTAGTACAGGGGCACGTCGTCAGTGACGTAGTTCACCTCCGTCGGCGCCGACCGCGCGATGTCCGCTTCGCCCTCGTTTTCGACGGTGACGAGGACGTCGCCGGTGATCCGGGCGATCTCCTCGAAGACCCACTCGACGTCCGGGTGGATGTGCTGGAGGGTCTCGACGGAGTACACCGCATCGAAGCGGCCGTCCTCGAAGCCCTCGACGACCGCTTCGATCGCACCGTGGTGAAACGTTCCCGCACTGGCGAGGCCGGGGTACGTCTCGGCCATCACGTCGAAGGAGTCGCCGTTGAGATCGATCCCCGACAGCCGCTCAAAGCCGTGTTCGTGGAGGTGTGCGAGGTGTCGCCCGGAACCACACCCCAGCTCGAGGATCGCGGCATCTGCGTCGAGAAAGCGCTCGAAGATCTCACGGAGCGTCTCGCTCGTTTCGTCCGGGCCGTGGTGGGCGTAGTACGCCGGCGAGTACTCCCCGGAACGGGTTTCCCACTGCTTTTTGACCTCGTCGGAATCCACGTCGGGGTTCCGCGACGCGGCCCTAAAGCCCCTTGGACTCGCCGGACGGATACGCCCTGTCCGTGGGACTTATTTCCGCGACGGTGGATCGGCTAGCGTATGTCCCTCTCGACGGGCCGGGCGCTCCGCCAGCTGACAGCGCCCGAACTCGCGGTGTTCGTCTCCGGCGTCGCGAGTATGGGCCTCGAGATCCTCGCCGGGCGGATCATCGCCCCGCAGTTCGGCAGCAGCATCTACACCTGGGGGAGCATCATCGGGGTGTTTCTCGCGGCGTTGAGCCTCGGGTACCACTACGGCGGCAAGCGGGCCGCCCGGCGAGCGAGCGTCGGGCGCCTGTCGTGGATCCTCCTGGGGACCGCCACCTACGTGGCGCTTTTGATTTTCGCGAACGAGGCACTGTTGGCCGCCGGCTCGGCGTTTCCGCTGCCGAGTCGGTTCGCGTCGCTGCCCGCGGTTACGCTGCTTTTCGGCCCGCCGACCTACCTCCTCGGGTTCATCAGCCCGTACGCGGCCGAACTCTCCGCGACCGACGGCGTCGGCGAGGCGTCCGGGCGGGTGTACGCCCTCGGAACGATCGGCAGCATCGTCGGCGTCTTCGGCACGACGTTCGGGCTCATTCCCGCGTTCGGCATCGAGACGATCGGGTTCCTTTTCGGACTGTTGCTCGTCGGGACAGCGGTGTCGATCACACTGCCGTCGGTGGACCGGCGGTCGCTCTTCGCCACAGCGGGCGTCACGCTGTTGCTCGTCGCCTCGCTCGGAAGCGGAGCGATCGGAGTCTCGACCGGCGGCCAGGTCGTCCACCAGACCCAGACGCAGTATCAAGAACTCGAGGTCACGGACCTCGGCGACACCCGGACGCTGTATCTCGACGGCCAGCGTCACAGCGCGATGGACCTCCGAGACCCCGATCGGCACGTCTTCAGTTACACCCGATACTTCCATATGCCGTACCTGTTCGCCGAGAAGCCCGACGAAATCGACCGAGTGTTGTTCGTCGGAGGCGGCGGCTTCACCGGCCCGAAGCGGTTCGTCTCGGAGTACGACGCCACCGTCGACGTGGTCGAGATCGATCCCGAAGTGATCCGAACCGCAACGGAGTACTTCGGCGTCGAGGAGTCCGATCAGCTCAACATCCACAACGCTGACGGCAGACAGTTCCTCCGGGAGACCGACGAGACCTACGACCTGATCGTCCTCGACGCTTATAAAAAGGACAAGGTGCCGTTCCAGTTGACGACTCTGGAGTTCATGCAACTGACGAACGACCGGCTCTCGGCGGACGGACTCCTGTTCGCGAACGTCATCTCGGCCCCGACCGGCCCGGCCTCGGAGTTCTACCGCGCCGAGTACAAGACGATGACACAGGTCTACCCGCAGGTGTACGGTTTTCAGACTGCCGGGCCGGGAGTGGTCCAGAACATCGAGGTCGTCGCGACAAAGAACCCCGAGCCCGTAACGCAATCACAGCTCCGAACGAGAAACCGTCAGCGCGATATCGGCATCGACCTCGAGAGCGAGATCGACAACTACCGCCGAGACGAGCCGACCGACGACGTGCCGGTCCTCCGGGACGACTACGCGCCGGTCGATAGCCTCCTCGATCCGATGATCGGGCAGCGATACGTCATCCAGCAGGCGCCGCCGGAAAACGAGACGGCCGGGTAGTCGGTGTCACCCGACGCCGGGGGAGTCGGTGTCACCCGACGCCGGGGGAGTCGGTATCGCCCGACGCCGGGGGCAACGGCGCCGGCCCCGCCCGACACCGGGTTCGGCCAACGTTTTATGATGGCGGGCGGAAACGGCCCGCATGAACATCGTTCGACAGCCGGCCGAGCCGGCGGAGGTGGGCGGATGGTAGACGTCGCACTCTCGGCAACCCGGCTGCTCGTCGCCCTGCTGCTCGTGGTGTTGAACGGCTTCTTCGTCGCCTCGGAGTTCGCCTTCGTCCGGATCCGTGCGACGTCGGTCGAACAGCTCGTCGAGGAGGGCCGCGCCGGGGCCGACGTGTTGTCGAGCGTCGTTGGGAGCCTCGACGACTACCTTGCGGTCACCCAACTCGGCATCACCATCGCCTCCCTCGGGCTGGGGTGGGTCGGCGAGCCGGCGGTGGCGGCGCTCATCGAACCGCTGCTCTCGTCGGTCCTGCCCCCGAGTCTCCTCCATCTGGCCGCCTTCGCGATCGGGTTCGGCTTCATCACCTTCCTCCACGTTGTCTTCGGCGAGCTCGCCCCGAAGACGCTCGCCATCGCGGAGGCCGAGCGGATCTCGCTGCTCGTCGCCCCGCCGATGAAGCTGTTTTATTACCTCTTTTATCCCGGTCTCGTCGTCTTCAACGGAACGGCGAACGCGTTCACCAGACTGCTCGGCGTGCCGCCGGCCTCCGAGACCGACGAGACGCTCGGCGAACGCGAGATCCGGCGTGTGCTCGCACGCGCTGGGGAGGCTGGGCGCGTCGACCCGGGGGAGATCGAGATGATCGAGGGCGTCTTCGAACTCGACGACACCGACGTGCGGT
The genomic region above belongs to Natronomonas moolapensis 8.8.11 and contains:
- a CDS encoding nitrite/sulfite reductase, producing MPSKVEGWKDEVYGTEIREHLFRFAEEGWSAIPEDEHDAWFERFKWWGLYHQRKGQESYFMMRIGTPNGRLTPNQLRVVGEIADEYARGPVENPEFGGAYCDWTTRQSIQLHWIQLQDIPEIFEKLEANDLSTIQACGDSWRNIVGSPVAGRDAKEHINAWPVIEDLHDTFKGNDEHSNLPRKWKVAVTGDTRGSGQAEINDLGFEPATKEIDGEERKGFNVTVGGGLSRKEPRFARDIDVFVTEDEVADVAGGISALFRDHGDREDRFNARIKFLVDEWGPEKLRRVLQDEYVDFELRTAGEDLRDQYTYNAGRNDEVGDYVGVHEQNDGNYFVGLSVLVGRMGAEDVIELADLAEAYGSEMIGLTQRQNVVVADIAEDDLNEFLGEDLLEYYQSDPHPFLRGSIACTGTEYCSLSIVETKNRMVRYARWLKDNVELPDGIEDFHVHLSGCTASCAQPQIADISLRGMKTRKDGEPVEAFDIGLGGGLGENPQFADWVEMRVAADEVPGYIRNLLRIYDERNDGEESFREFIGRHDEDELTGLADPEETSYDDPYLNNTKMTWYPYADEDGMDASPAPSPADD
- a CDS encoding DUF7119 family protein — its product is MTNEPDEEPPTDRESPVGEPVIRRDPQVVGRRAVRFDPDDPESVAEAADTVRRFASNTAGADDNVYMLRGAAACAALVRGTGSYKTAAERADGDATVSFIRKWARVHDLPRSIRRHVALGEIAPTAAKHIARVSGESRFLLAWATLDHGLTVREVRSIASRVNEGSSVEGALAAEGVDLGALAVSLPPDTYRELRRHAALEATEPGEIVARALDEYL
- a CDS encoding CoA-acylating methylmalonate-semialdehyde dehydrogenase → MAYPKSVADTGTVQNYVGGEWHTPSGSDGRDVVDPATSERLARVAFSSPDDVDRAVRTGAEAFEEWSTRAVEERIQPLFELKRLLEAHHDELAELLVREHGKTRAEAKGELRRGIENVEVACGIPSMMQGGTLLDAAPGIDESAVRKPLGVFAAVTPFNFPAMIPLWFLPYAVATGNSFVLKPSEQAPLVAQRIFELIDRAGFPDGVLQLINGGVDTVDALLGHDGVEGVSFVGSTPVARTIYETAAANGKRVQAQGGAKNHIVVAETADLDFAAEKTVSSAFACAGERCLANDVAVVEASVYDEFVDRVVSEAEAQTVGSGLNPDTDIGALISPEHERRVREYVGTAVDEGAELLLDGRDVSVEGSEDGNFLGPTLFGNVDPEMTIAREEVFGPVLGLMSVADLDEAIGVLDRSDFGNAASLFTASGADARTFRHETDIGNLGINAGTAAPMAFFHFGGRKDSFFGDLHAQGEDMIHFYTDKTVYIERWPDA
- a CDS encoding HAMP domain-containing methyl-accepting chemotaxis protein, translated to MLDRITLSRFDLRPKLILAFVAVAMLVGITGFVGYQAVGTVDSAAHEISTDADAIDASMGMLVAIEEQQIAVQAAMLEREGARAEFDAAESSFDEWANAMDEQDMTAEEQQAFDSLVAAHEEYTVVARELFTAKQSGDTERAEARLDEIEPLLADMRDSAHTLEGAAVDDKQAAVTGADSTTRTARQSILGLSAVAFVSAIGIGLFVAGRIIPPITRLSEATEAIKQGDLDNDLDAHVEDDELGRMIDGFGEMQENLRGVFSQIGTASRGLKRGEIGWEFEADYPGQYGRAVADLEAGADELAQSFEEIQQVSSDLQQGDIDGTVDADHPGQYGAVLGDLATGTTRLSESFREISTASQELKNGRLDAAVDTAYPGSYGAVLEDLSVGIDRLSDSIQQVQEVTDRVATSSDEVASSSEEIRQASEQVADSVEEISYGADSQSENLQEVAREMNDMSATVEEIASSAEEVAATAGTAVERGDAGREYAAEATDEIRSIESRADEAATRVNSLDDEMDEIGEVVEMITGIAEQTSMLAINASIEAARAGEAGEGFGVVASEIKSLADEAEQATTDIEARIETIQQTTEETVDGIQQMNDRVERGSETIENAVEKFDEIADAVQQAENGIREISDATDDQAASSEEVVAMVDEVSGVSQQTATEASNVSAATEEQTASLSEVSQNVQELSVLAEDLDEQVSEFETGTGADAASSTRSPTAADGGR
- a CDS encoding class I SAM-dependent methyltransferase; translated protein: MDSDEVKKQWETRSGEYSPAYYAHHGPDETSETLREIFERFLDADAAILELGCGSGRHLAHLHEHGFERLSGIDLNGDSFDVMAETYPGLASAGTFHHGAIEAVVEGFEDGRFDAVYSVETLQHIHPDVEWVFEEIARITGDVLVTVENEGEADIARSAPTEVNYVTDDVPLYYRNWRHVFDRLGFVEVDAERGKRDTLRAFRRA
- a CDS encoding spermidine synthase — protein: MSLSTGRALRQLTAPELAVFVSGVASMGLEILAGRIIAPQFGSSIYTWGSIIGVFLAALSLGYHYGGKRAARRASVGRLSWILLGTATYVALLIFANEALLAAGSAFPLPSRFASLPAVTLLFGPPTYLLGFISPYAAELSATDGVGEASGRVYALGTIGSIVGVFGTTFGLIPAFGIETIGFLFGLLLVGTAVSITLPSVDRRSLFATAGVTLLLVASLGSGAIGVSTGGQVVHQTQTQYQELEVTDLGDTRTLYLDGQRHSAMDLRDPDRHVFSYTRYFHMPYLFAEKPDEIDRVLFVGGGGFTGPKRFVSEYDATVDVVEIDPEVIRTATEYFGVEESDQLNIHNADGRQFLRETDETYDLIVLDAYKKDKVPFQLTTLEFMQLTNDRLSADGLLFANVISAPTGPASEFYRAEYKTMTQVYPQVYGFQTAGPGVVQNIEVVATKNPEPVTQSQLRTRNRQRDIGIDLESEIDNYRRDEPTDDVPVLRDDYAPVDSLLDPMIGQRYVIQQAPPENETAG